AGCTGGCATCAGAATTGCCTCTCAGCTTGTAGCTGAGTTCTTAGACGTAAAGTTGCCTTCATTCATCAAAGCTGGAGTTAAAACTATAGATATAGACAATCTAGCAACAGAGTTTTGTGCAGCTAATGATTGCTTTCCTTCCTTTAAAGATGTTCCTGACTATTACAATAGCACCTGTACTGCAGTTAATAATGAAGTTGTTCATGCTATTCCCGGTCAAAGGGTCTTAATGGATGGCGACATTGTCAAAGTTGATTTCGGAGTGACGAAAAATCATTTCATAGGTGACGCAACCAGAACCTTTATGGTTGGTGACGTTAATCCCAAGGTTAGAAAACTAGTAGAAGTTACAAAAAAGTCCTTAGAACTTGCTTGTGCAGTGGCTAAACCGGGTAACAGAATAGGCGACATCGGTCACGCTATTCAAAGATATGTTGAAAAAAACGGTTTTAGTGTGGTCAGAGAATATGTTGGACACGGCGTGGGCCTTGAGCTTCATGAAGCGCCCTCTGTTCCTCATTATGGTAATAAACGTACTGGCATCGAATTGGTTGCTGGAATGGTTATTGCCATCGAGCCCATGATAAATATGGGAACATGGAGAACAAAAGTGTTGGAAGATGGCTGGACTGTTGTTACAATGGACGGGAAATGGTCTTGTCAGTTTGAGGATACGATTGCTATTACTGAAAACGGATCAGAAATTTTAACAAGAAGTTGAGACTATTA
This genomic window from Candidatus Margulisiibacteriota bacterium contains:
- the map gene encoding type I methionyl aminopeptidase, which produces MRNNKIIIKTAEQIAGIRIASQLVAEFLDVKLPSFIKAGVKTIDIDNLATEFCAANDCFPSFKDVPDYYNSTCTAVNNEVVHAIPGQRVLMDGDIVKVDFGVTKNHFIGDATRTFMVGDVNPKVRKLVEVTKKSLELACAVAKPGNRIGDIGHAIQRYVEKNGFSVVREYVGHGVGLELHEAPSVPHYGNKRTGIELVAGMVIAIEPMINMGTWRTKVLEDGWTVVTMDGKWSCQFEDTIAITENGSEILTRS